From Pseudoalteromonas sp. R3, one genomic window encodes:
- a CDS encoding Xaa-Pro peptidase family protein produces MKGIGYQNREAALAALTDMTQDVVAIKPEEYLHRIETAQAYMRQHKIAAIYLNAGTNLKYFTGLQWYPSERMVGAILPAQGEIQFIVPFFEVGSIKDYQVIEGPMHTWQEEQSPYSLLTKVLTELGIAPDATLGIDESAAFFIADGIRRAGPALNLINAKCVTAHCRMHKSDSELALIQRAMDMTLAVHKAAASILHEGITTTEVETFINEAHRKVGATGSYFCIVLFGTATSFPHGVKDPQTLKQGDVVLIDTGCKLQGYLSDITRTYVFGEATERQRTMWQHEKNAQLAAFEAAQPGSPCGDVDLAARSYLAAQGLGPDYQLPGCPHRTGHGIGLDIHEWPYLVKDNPEPLAPGMCFSNEPMLVLPGEFGIRLEDHFYMTPDGPKWFTEPAHTIDDPFGLDS; encoded by the coding sequence ATGAAAGGCATAGGTTACCAAAATCGTGAAGCCGCACTGGCCGCACTGACAGATATGACGCAGGATGTGGTTGCGATTAAACCCGAGGAGTATTTGCATCGCATAGAAACAGCGCAAGCCTATATGCGTCAGCACAAAATAGCAGCTATTTATCTGAATGCTGGCACCAATTTAAAGTATTTTACGGGTTTACAGTGGTATCCGAGCGAGCGTATGGTCGGCGCCATTTTGCCAGCGCAAGGCGAAATACAATTTATAGTACCGTTTTTTGAAGTCGGTTCCATAAAGGACTATCAGGTAATTGAAGGCCCAATGCATACCTGGCAGGAAGAGCAGTCCCCCTATAGCCTGCTAACCAAGGTACTGACCGAGCTGGGCATTGCACCGGATGCGACGCTGGGCATTGATGAAAGCGCCGCTTTTTTCATCGCTGATGGCATTCGTCGGGCCGGGCCTGCGCTCAACCTGATCAACGCCAAATGCGTCACGGCCCATTGTCGCATGCATAAGTCTGACTCAGAACTGGCCCTTATCCAGCGAGCCATGGACATGACGCTCGCAGTGCACAAAGCCGCAGCCTCAATACTCCATGAAGGGATCACCACCACTGAGGTGGAAACCTTTATCAATGAAGCGCACCGTAAAGTCGGAGCAACCGGCAGCTATTTTTGCATTGTATTGTTTGGCACAGCCACGTCTTTTCCGCATGGCGTAAAAGATCCGCAGACGCTCAAACAGGGCGATGTTGTGTTGATAGATACTGGCTGTAAATTACAGGGTTACCTGAGCGATATCACCCGCACTTACGTGTTTGGTGAAGCGACTGAGCGCCAGCGCACTATGTGGCAGCACGAGAAAAATGCGCAGCTTGCTGCGTTTGAAGCGGCTCAGCCAGGCTCCCCATGTGGTGATGTCGATTTAGCCGCTCGCAGCTATCTTGCCGCACAAGGACTGGGACCAGATTATCAGTTGCCGGGTTGTCCACACCGAACCGGACACGGTATTGGCCTGGACATTCATGAATGGCCTTATCTGGTGAAGGACAATCCAGAGCCTCTGGCACCGGGTATGTGTTTCTCTAATGAGCCAATGTTGGTACTACCGGGGGAGTTTGGTATTCGACTGGAAGATCATTTTTATATGACACCAGACGGGCCAAAGTGGTTTACCGAACCTGCACACACAATTGATGATCCATTCGGTCTTGATAGCTAA
- a CDS encoding FAD-binding oxidoreductase: MTHSLQIAVVGAGVIGLCNALQLARQGHSVTLYDPAGIGEQCSRGNAGHFATEQVFPLADKALLPRLPIMLLDKLSPLRIDHKYFVKAFPWLSRFCLNMLPGRFKRHTRALRALNEAALAAFRRLLQEDFESNINLRGSLLTFEHDRIKEICAIQHKYQQQGVAVELLDRTQLFALEPGLSRSIHYALYFTEVGHTSDPYQLSQALFEQFTALGGRFVKAEVCAITPLENGSNSPDQAQVKLTTQTHSCRTFDRLVLATGAWSKTLCAQLGYKLPIEAERGYHNMLPVISGLSRPVASADRQFIMTPMQNGLRLAGTVEFAGLDTRPNYERAEMLLTHARAILKDNDALQQGEHWMGPRPSLPDSLPVIGQAPDHPNIYFALGHQHLGLTQAAITSELIAQSIANQPTTLDIGPYSIARFQ; the protein is encoded by the coding sequence ATGACACATTCACTTCAAATTGCAGTTGTGGGAGCTGGTGTAATTGGCTTGTGTAATGCCTTACAACTCGCCCGTCAGGGACACAGCGTCACGCTGTATGACCCGGCTGGTATTGGTGAGCAGTGTTCGCGAGGTAATGCCGGCCATTTCGCAACAGAACAGGTATTTCCGCTGGCTGACAAAGCCCTGCTGCCACGTTTACCTATAATGCTGCTCGATAAGCTCAGTCCTTTGCGCATTGATCACAAATACTTTGTTAAAGCGTTTCCCTGGCTGAGCCGCTTTTGCCTGAATATGCTGCCGGGCCGGTTTAAGCGTCATACCCGGGCTTTGCGGGCACTCAATGAAGCCGCCTTAGCCGCGTTCAGGCGGCTTTTGCAGGAGGACTTTGAGAGCAATATCAACCTGCGTGGCAGCCTGCTGACCTTTGAACATGACAGAATCAAAGAGATCTGCGCCATACAGCATAAATACCAGCAACAAGGGGTTGCCGTTGAGTTGCTGGACCGCACGCAACTCTTTGCGCTGGAGCCAGGTCTGAGCCGCAGTATTCACTACGCGCTTTACTTTACTGAAGTGGGCCATACCTCCGACCCTTATCAGCTAAGTCAGGCTTTATTTGAGCAGTTTACAGCGCTGGGAGGAAGATTTGTAAAGGCGGAAGTGTGTGCTATCACTCCTTTGGAAAATGGTTCAAACAGTCCTGACCAGGCTCAGGTAAAACTAACCACACAGACACACAGTTGTCGCACCTTTGACCGGCTTGTATTGGCCACCGGAGCCTGGAGCAAAACGCTGTGTGCTCAGCTTGGTTATAAACTGCCTATAGAGGCAGAGCGTGGTTATCATAATATGCTGCCTGTCATCAGTGGCCTGAGCCGTCCCGTGGCCTCTGCCGATCGCCAGTTTATAATGACCCCCATGCAAAATGGTCTGCGCCTGGCAGGCACCGTGGAGTTTGCAGGCCTGGACACCCGCCCTAACTATGAACGCGCAGAGATGTTACTGACTCATGCACGAGCCATACTCAAGGACAACGACGCCTTGCAACAGGGCGAACACTGGATGGGGCCGCGGCCCTCACTGCCTGACTCTTTGCCGGTAATAGGGCAAGCACCAGATCATCCAAACATTTACTTTGCCCTGGGACATCAGCATCTGGGTCTGACTCAGGCCGCAATCACCAGTGAGCTCATCGCACAGAGCATTGCAAATCAACCAACAACGCTGGATATTGGCCCCTACAGTATTGCGCGTTTTCAATAA
- a CDS encoding dihydrodipicolinate synthase family protein gives MKVDWQGVYPAVTTQFNDDESINFDTTKAMINTLIEEGVHGIIVLGTVGENCSLRAEEKRDVLRAAKEVVAGRVPVISGVAETTTALAVEFVRDAEEIGVDGYMVLPGMVYRSTEREAIHHYQQVARNTNLPVMIYNNPVTYGVDVSIEGMKVLAEEANIVSVKEATEDTRRISELFSAFGDRYVVFGGVDDIALESLMLGATGWISGLTNVFPRESVAIYKLAQQGRYEEARELWRWFLPLLRLDTIPTLVQCIKYAEQLAGRGSEVTRSPRLPLTQDEKAYVRRLYDEALTNRIDLSKFNLD, from the coding sequence ATGAAAGTAGATTGGCAGGGTGTTTATCCCGCAGTAACGACCCAGTTTAATGACGACGAAAGCATCAACTTTGACACCACCAAAGCGATGATCAACACCCTGATTGAAGAAGGGGTGCACGGTATTATTGTATTAGGCACAGTGGGTGAAAACTGCTCGCTACGTGCTGAGGAAAAACGCGATGTATTGCGTGCAGCAAAAGAAGTGGTTGCAGGACGAGTACCGGTGATTTCGGGTGTGGCCGAAACGACCACAGCACTGGCTGTTGAGTTTGTGCGCGACGCTGAAGAAATCGGTGTTGACGGTTACATGGTACTGCCCGGCATGGTTTATCGCTCTACAGAGCGAGAGGCTATCCACCATTATCAGCAGGTTGCACGCAACACCAACTTGCCTGTCATGATATACAACAACCCGGTGACCTATGGCGTGGATGTCTCAATTGAAGGCATGAAAGTCCTTGCTGAAGAAGCCAATATTGTATCAGTGAAGGAAGCAACAGAAGATACACGCCGGATCAGCGAATTATTTTCGGCCTTTGGCGATCGCTATGTGGTGTTCGGCGGGGTAGATGATATCGCACTGGAAAGTTTAATGCTGGGTGCTACCGGGTGGATCTCTGGTCTGACAAATGTATTTCCCCGTGAATCTGTTGCTATCTACAAGCTGGCTCAGCAGGGCCGTTACGAAGAAGCGCGTGAGCTGTGGCGCTGGTTCTTACCTTTGCTACGTCTGGACACTATCCCAACTTTGGTACAGTGCATCAAATATGCAGAGCAACTGGCCGGGCGCGGCAGTGAAGTGACGCGCTCTCCGCGTTTACCGCTGACCCAAGATGAGAAAGCCTATGTACGTCGTTTGTATGATGAGGCACTGACTAACCGGATTGATTTAAGTAAGTTTAATCTGGATTAA